TCTGACAACATGTCGCCGATGAATCGTCTGACGTCTGCCTTGTTGTTCCCGGCCGGAGTGCCTAAGTTGACCAGTAAAATACCTCTCATAAACGGTGTTTTGTATCTTCTATAGGTTTTGTTGCTACCGTCAAATGCGGCTATTCAATATATGTCTCCAACAGTCTTGTTGTTCCCTCAGGGATAAGGGTTACACTGACTGTATTGGCCGGTATCAGGATCGTTTCTCCTTGACTGAACGTAACCTCATTCTGATTGTTGTCACGTAAGGTGATGCTACCCTCCATGCAGATATAGATTACGAATGAGTCGAGCGATGCAAAATTGCGCTCCATCGGCCGATCGATTTCCAACAGGTGGGTAGTGAAGTAGGGGCAAGTGACGAGCTTCACCGGATGGTTCTGGTTTTTATCGTAAGCTGTCTTGTATGAATCGTACAGGTTGAAGTCTATGGCATCTTTCGCAAGTTCGGTGTGTAACTCCCTGGGATTGCCGGAAGCATCCCTGCGGTTATAATCAAAGATACGATAAGTGACATCTGATGTCTGTTGAATCTCGGCGATGAAGCAGCCGGCACCGATGGCGTGGACTCTCCCTGCCGGCAGGAAAAAGAGATCTCCCTGTTTCACATCATGCTTCTTTAGCTTATCGGTGAATGTATTGTTTTGTATCGTCTGAATGTATTCATCGGGGGTGATCTGTTGGTCGAACCCGGAATAGAGAAATGCGCCCGGTGCGGCATGAATCACATACCACATCTCAGTCTTCCCGAATGAGTCATGTCGCTCCTTGGCCAGGCGATCGTCAGGATGCACCTGGATTGAGAGGTCATCACGGGCATCGATGAATTTGATCAACAGGGGGAAAGTGTTGCCAAAACGGGCGTAATTTTTTTTGCCCACCAGTTGTTCTTTGGTTCGCTCAAGTAGTTTGTCGAGCGATTCACCCGCGAGCGGTCCATTGGCAACAACCGATACGCTGTGGGGTACACCTGATATTTCCCAACTTTCGCCAATACCGTCTTGTACTGGTTTGATCTGTTTGAAGCGACAGATGTCAGATCCTCCCCAGATCAC
This genomic window from Dysgonomonadaceae bacterium zrk40 contains:
- a CDS encoding class I mannose-6-phosphate isomerase, coding for MSTNQNINQKTTENNRLYPLIFKPILKSVIWGGSDICRFKQIKPVQDGIGESWEISGVPHSVSVVANGPLAGESLDKLLERTKEQLVGKKNYARFGNTFPLLIKFIDARDDLSIQVHPDDRLAKERHDSFGKTEMWYVIHAAPGAFLYSGFDQQITPDEYIQTIQNNTFTDKLKKHDVKQGDLFFLPAGRVHAIGAGCFIAEIQQTSDVTYRIFDYNRRDASGNPRELHTELAKDAIDFNLYDSYKTAYDKNQNHPVKLVTCPYFTTHLLEIDRPMERNFASLDSFVIYICMEGSITLRDNNQNEVTFSQGETILIPANTVSVTLIPEGTTRLLETYIE